The following is a genomic window from Marinococcus sp. PL1-022.
CTTGTATGGCTCATTTTAAAGCACCGGGGCTCTTTTTTTGGCACAGAGCAGCAAAGTGCTATTGGAGGTGGACGTAAAAGACGTGAACTGAAGTATCCTGTTGTTTTAACAGGTGCTGTTATGTTTACGGCCCTCGTGTTCTTTGTGGGACTTGCCGGCGGGTCCACAGGCTTCAGCTTCGTTGACACCTGGCAGGCCCTGTTTACAGAGGAAAGCAGCGGGCAGCGGTTTATCATATTCGATTTGAGGCTCGGGCGGCTTTTGACGGCGCTTACAGCTGGAATGCTGCTTGCACTAAGCGGCATGCTGTATCAGGGCATTCTGCGAAATCCCCTCGCAGATCCTTCAGTGCTCGGGGTGACCTCAGGAGCAGGCGCGGGCGCCCTGTTTGTACTGTTTCTTTTCAGGGATATTCCCACGGCCTTTATTCCAATTGGAGCCATTGCCGGAGCTTTTGCAGCTGTAGGCGTAATTCTGTTTTTCTCCTGGAAAACTAAATTTCATCCCGCTGTCCTGGCCCTTCTCGGAATCGCCCTGTCAGCTGTAGGCGGCGCTCTGTCACAAATTATGATCACCCGTTTTAACTTAAATGCTGCCGCCGCATTAACCTGGCTGTCCGGCAGCACATATGCCACCGGCTACGAAGAGCTTCAGCAGTTTCTGCTCCTCCCGCTTGCCATAAGTATACCGCTTGCCTGGTTTTTAGCCCCTTCCTTAAACGTGCTTTCGCTTGGCGACCAGACAGCGATCGCTCTTGGAGAGCGGTTAACCTTTGCCCGCTGGGCCGCAGTATTGCTTGCCACCTTTTGTGCCGCCATGGCAGTAGCCGCCGTGGGCACGATTGGCTTTATCGGGCTTGTCGCACCTCATTTAGCCCGTATGCTTGTGGGACAGGACTACATGCGCATTTTTCCTGTAGCCCTATTTATCGGCGGCTCTCTTCTCGTGTTTTCCGATACGATCGGACGCACCGTACTAGCCCCTGACGAAATCCCCTCGGGGCTGGTGGCTGCTGTAATTGGCACACCCTTCTTTTTATGGCTGATGCACAGAAGCTCTAAATCATAGTAATTCTTCAGAAAGAAAGCCAGGAGCCCCTTCACGGAGTTCCTGGCTTTCCTTATTTTTAATTTATTTGTGATATATCCGTTGCAGAAGCAGGCGTGCGATCAATTAAATCATATGTCATGCAGAGCGGTTTGCCGCTCTTTGGATCAGTTACGACGTGGGCATCAATGCCAAACACCTGCCGGAGAACATTTTTACAAATGACATCATTGGGGCACCCTATACATTGTACTTCTCCACTGCACATAGCGATTAAATGGTCAGAAAAACGGGCAGCATGATTTAAGTCATGAAGCACCATGACAATCGTACGGCTTTCTTTCTCATTCAGCTCCTGAAGAAGCTCCAACACTTCAAGCTGATGGGCCATATCAAGGTAAGTCGTCGGCTCATCCAGAAGCAGAAGCTCCGTATCCTGTGCCAGTGCCATAGCAATCCAGGCCCGCTGGCGCTGTCCGCCGGAAAGGGAGTCCAGAGTCCGGGCGGCAAATTCGGAGACTCCAGTATCCGTCATAGCCTTTTGAATAGCCTCGTGGTCCTCCGCAGTTAATTTTCGTGTACGTTTGCGGTGGGGATGCCGGCCGAATGACACCAGCTGCTCCACCGTCAACGTAAGCGGAATATCCGGAGTCTGGGCAAGCATTGCCATGTTTTTAGCCACTTCTTTTGTTTTCATTTCATGAATAGATTTGCCGTCTAGGTACACACCGCCTTCTTCAGGGGTCAGTATACGGGAAAGTGATTTAAGAATCGTGGATTTCCCACATCCATTTGGCCCGATAATAGACGTAATTTTTCCTTCTGGTATCTCAACGCTGATATTTTTCAGGACTTGTTTATTTTCGTAAGAAACGTCTACCTGCTCTGCTTGAAGTCTTGCCACCGTCGCAAGCCCCTTTCTTTTCTGCAATCTCAGTCTTGTCGTACACCGTCCATAAAATTGATAATGATTTTCATTTAAAATTATAACGATTTTGCGTTAAAATAGCAAACAGATGCACAAATTTATTATGGAGGCGGATCCTGCTATGACTCTTCGCGAACTAGACCACCAGCTCGCCATGTTAAAATCAGATTATGTACGCATCCAGGGAGATCTGGAAAAACTCGAATCTTTCGGAGGCAACACTGATGGTATTATGCGCGAGCTCGACATTCTTGAAAAGGAAATGCACGACATTAATACACAAATCCGGGAATACAATAAATAAGCGGGCCAGTCGCGGCCCGCTTTCCTGATACGATGAATTATTCCTCTAAATATCTCCTCGCACCTGCATACTCATCTGCATACCCGGAATCCTCCAGATTAACGATTTCAACCGTGCTCCGGGAATTCGGCGAATGAATCATGTCACCGCCGCCGATGTACATACTGACGTGGTGCACCCGTCCCTTTCCATTATCATAGGCAAAAAATAAAAGGTCACCCGGCTCCAGGTCTTCTTTTGCTACTGGGTCACCCTGCTCTGCCTGTACACTGGAATCTCTCGGAATTTCAATGCCATTAGCGGCAAAAATAGTATGAGTGAACCCTGAACAGTCAAATCCAAACCCTGACATTCCCGCCCATAGGTATGGAAGGCCGAGAAACTGTTTCCCGTCTGCAATAATGTCTTCCGCATCAGGGACTGCAATATCGTCTTCGCTATCATATATTTCAACATCTGATGCATCAATCCACTTATTCCCATCCGACGGAGTAGCCACCAGTACTTCTCCCTGCTGCTCTTTAACCACCGGTAAACGAGTATTATAGCTCAGCTTTTTATAATCTTTTCTGCCTTTTTTATCATAAGTTAATTCTGCGGTCGGAGAAGTAATGAGCGCAAATGGTTCATCCTCTAATTTTTCCATTCGATTGCTCTCGACTATTTGTTCTTCCGGGACCCACCCGGGATAGCCCAATTCATTTCTTGGAGTTTCCTGACCATCGGCTGCTACTTTTATCCATCCATGTTTCTTTTCAAGAACGTGCACCTTTGAACCAAATAATGTCTGGCTTTCCAGGTTTCCAACAAGCCAGAGCTTGTCATCTACGCTCATAGATGCTGTCCATTCATTCAGACTCGCCGGGTTGGAGGCTGATGGGAGGTCTATTTCCCGGAGAATATCCGGCTCTGTCCACATAGTCATTGCACTCACATCTGTATAAGCCGTCTCATTCACTTCTGCTGCATTCGCAGAGCCGTTCGTGAAAACTGCTCCTATGACTGCAATCATGACAGTTGAAACCCAGTAACCTTTCTTCATCGCAGCTCCCCCTCTTCATATTTGATATGCGCACTTTTTGCAGGTTGTATCGCTTTTATCTGATGTCCTTCAAAGGATACAGCAGTAACAGTGTTTTCCCGAAGCCATTTAGGAGCATCCAAATCCACCATCTTAATATTAGGATGGGCGACCGCAAGCTCAGCTGCCGGCGAGGCGCTTATGATTGATTCCATCATGCTGCCCATCATACACGGCACGCCCGCTGCTTCTGCAATATCAGCAATTTTCCATGCCTCCAGCAGTCCGCCACATTTCATGAGTTTAATATTGATCATGTCGCAGGCACGCTGCTCAATGAGTCTGTGGGCGTCTGTGTATGTTTTGCAGCTTTCGTCCGCCATAATAAGTGTTGTGGTGGATGCTGTGACTTTCTTTAAACCAGCCCAGTCATCCGCCGCTACAGGCTGTTCTATAAAATCTAACGGAATTTTTTCTTTTTCAAGCTGGTGAATAAATGCTATAGCCTCTTTGGATGTCCACCCCTGGTTAGCATCGATCCTCAGCATGACGCCTTGTGGAAGCACTTCAGCTATAGTTCGGATTCTTTGATAATCTTTTTTCAGGTCATCTCCAACCTTCATTTTCAGATAGCGGAAACCCTCGTTTATATATTTTTCTGCTGTGTTTTTCATTCTTGCTGGTTCGTCCATGCTGATCGTCATATCATTTTCAAAAACAGATGGTGTTCCTCCCAGCCACTGCAAAAGGCTGCAGTGACGCTGTTGAACGAATGCATCTATAACAGCCATTTCCACTGCCGCTTTTGCACTGAAGTTTCCGTAACAGCTCTCCTTAATTCTGCGTACATTTCCCTGCAAATCTTCGTTTTTTACTCCTGTAAGAACTTCTGCGGCTGGACCGTTAACAACTGCTTCGATGCTTGACGGAGATTCCCCCGTTACTGCAAGAGCCGGAGGCGCTGCTCCTTTTCCTATAGTCCCGTCTTTCAGTATTACACTTACTTCAACATTTTCGATGCTTGTAACCGTTCTTACGGAAGTAACAAACGGACGCTCCAAAGTAATGATTTTTCTTTTCGTTTCAAGAGAAGCTATTTCCATTCAACATCCCGCCTCTTAAATTCTTGATAGGATTTCCGCCACCACGACACCGACCACTGTGCCCATAAATGAGCCTATTAACGCCATCATTACGCCTATTGGAACCAGAGTGCGGCTGAAGGCTCCTGCAAGCACCGGAGCAGAGGCCATACCGCCAATATTGGCCAGACTTGCGATGCCAAGTGTAAAGAGATCAAGCCGGAAAAGCTTTGCCAAGAGCAGCATAATAGCACCGTGAAAAAATAAAATCATAAACCCGGAAATAATATACGCCGGCACCTCGGCAATATTTGAAAAATCTGCGTTAGAAGCAATTAGAGCGATGATTGTATAAAGCATCAAATAGCCTATATCCATTGTCCCTGTCAGCCTGGCAACCGGCGTTACAGCAAGACCCAGGCCCAAAACGGTAACAATTAATATCGTCCACGTTGTTGCATTCACAGCGTTCCCGGCTTCCGGAAGTGTGTTTCCCACTGCAATGGCAATCGAAGCCACCAGCATAGAAAATCCTAAACAGACAATAATTTCCACGTATGTCAGAGGCTTTGTCTCTTTTTCTTCAAGGGACAAATTGTATTGCATCTGATCAATGCTTTCTGTGTTCGCTTTTGTGAACCGGTTGAATGCGAATTGGAAAGGAACAAGCCAAAATAACAGCATTACCCAAAACGAATAGTTTACTGTGTCCATAATTAGAGCATAGCCGAATAAATTCTCAGGCACCTCCAGAATCCCCTGAAGAGCTACAAGATTGGCTGAACCTCCTGTCCATGAGCCGGCCAGAGCTGCAAAAGCCTTCCACGTTTGTGTATCTAAAAATCCCTGCATAATATAATATGTAACCGTAAAGCCACCAATAATACTAATCACAGCTACAACGTAGCTGAGCAGCATTTTCGGCCCAAGCTTGATAATCTGTAAAATATTACAGTTTAATAAAAATAAAAATATCATTGCCGGCAGCAGTAAAGAACGTATGCCTGAATTCAACTCACCGAGAGCTTCGGAGCCGCTGAATACTCCGAAGGTGTTTAACAGAGCCGCAGCGATGTAGATAAGCACTACTGTCGGTACATACTTGAAAAATTTACTTTTTGTTGCTTTTTCCGTACCTACAAGAAGTGCCACCATAGCAATCAAAACACTAATGTAAAGAGCGCCGCTTTCTATCATGTGTAATTACCTCCTTTAAATTGTTGAATATAAATAAACCCAGCAAAGAGAAAAAATCTCTTTGCTGGGTTTTATCCGGTAAGATAAAGCAGCACGGCTACATGTCAGCCTTTATTTGCTTATACTTTAAACTGGCGTTGCGCAGAGCTACAATCATCGCTTTCTGGGACGAGCCATGATAACGTTTTTGGATAATTTCTACAAGACGCTCACTTTCCTGAATAGAAGTCCCTGCGAATATTTCTTTCACAAAGCGGGCCGTTAGGGAAAGAATAGCAGAGCATTCTGCCTCCAGGATTTCATCCGTTAGAGTATCCACTACAAAGCCAATAAAAAATACCTGGTACTGTTCAGTAATCGGATTGTTCGAAGGAGATTTAGCCTCTCCCACAATGTAAACAGTATTCTCGCTGTACAAATGTCATTCACCTCCTGATTGCTAAAAGAAGAACGCTTTGGGTAAAGGTTCCTTTTACCAGAGGAGTAATATGTTTGAAAATTATGATATCGCACTTTTCTTATTTAAGCAATTCTTATTTTTCACTTTTAAAATTTCAGTCAGTTTTCCAATGCTGAAAACGGGAATGACATGGGAGACAAAACGATGAATTTATAGGAGGAGTAGTATGGCACAAGTAGAAGAATTCTTGTTTAACCAACAGCATATAAGTAATCATATCTTTAAAAATAAGCTGATCGTTGCTCCGATGACACGGATTAGCGCAGATGACGATGGCACGCCAAACGACCGGATGCGCAGATACTATGAACGCTATGCTGTCGGCGGGTTTTCCGCTATTATTTCGGAGGGTATATACACCGATGAAATCTACAGCCAGGGCTACGCCAACCAACCCGGACTCGCCAATGAAAAGCATCAGGAAGGATGGGAGCCGATCACAAAAGCAGTCAAAGAGCATGGAAGCAAAATGATCGCCCAGCTTATGCATGCCGGCGCACAGTCCCAGTACAATCAGTACAAAAGCGAAACAGCTTCCGCTTCTTCAGTGCAGCCTCCTGCTGAAAAAGTATCTTCGTACGGCGGCCAGGGAGCTTTCCCAGTCCCAAAAGCCATGAACGATGATGATATGGAGACTGCTAAGCAGGGTTTTATTCAGGCTGCTCTTCACGCATTAGAAGCGGGATTCGACGGTGTAGAGCTTCACGGAGCGAATGGTTATCTGCTTGATCAGTTTTTATCCGCTTCCACCAACAAGCGTACAGACCAGTACGGAGGTCCCGCAGAAAACCGTGTGCGCTTTCTTACCGAAGTAATCGAAGCCGTGCGCGAGGCCATCGGCCGTGTTCCTATTCTTGGCATCCGTATTTCGCAGGCCAAAGTCACAGACGGCTCTTACCGCTGGCCGGGCGGGGAAGCAGACGCTGCAGTCATTTTCTCCGAGCTCGGGAAAACACCGCTCGATTATATTCATACTACGGACGGTGACGGTCTTGGCGAAGGCTTTGGAAATGATACGCTCAGCATGGCCCAGGCGGCTAAAGAATACAGCGGCCTGTCCGTTATTGCCAACGGATACCTTGGAGACACGGAAAAATCCTCCTATGCTATCAATGAAGGTGCTGCTGATTTTGTCTCTCTCGGCAGAACAGCCCTGGCCAATCCCGATGCCCCCCACCGCATTCTCCGCGGCCACCCGATGAACAGCTTCGATCCTTCTCTTATTATGCAGCCACTTGCTAATGTGAAGGATGCAGAGCTTGAACAAAATATCTTCAAGGAATAAAAAGAGGAGAGGCCGGCGTGGCCTCTCCTATTCTGCAGGGGTACCGGAAACAAGAAACCGTACTTTTTTCTCCCCTAATTTAATGCTCACAGGCGTTTCCGTATAAACTTCTCCATCTGTATCAGCTGGTTTTACCGGATCTGTATTCAACTCGATATTTTTGCCGAGAACGTGCTCAATGGGGCTGTTTTCATTATCAATTTCCTTAGTGCCCATCGTGGCAAAGAATTCCCTCATCAAGCTGTTTCCGCCCTCTGGAACAATGAAAATTTCAAACTGCTCATCCTGCATCGAAGTGTCGCCGACCGGGACCTGATTGGTACCGATAGAGTGGCCATTCATGATCAGAATCATTACCGCTTCCCCGGTGTAGTTTTCTCCGTCAATTTTCATTTGATAAGAAAATACTTCCGGGTTCTGAACCGTTTGCAGCGTGCTGATAAAATAACTTAACTTTCCGATTGCGCCTTTAAGGTTTTCATCAATGTTTTCCGAAGTTTCCACAATCAAACCTATTCCATAAAAGTTAGCGAAGAAACGCTCATTCATGGAACCAATATCGATTTCTTTCGTATTTTTTTCGAGCATACCTGTCATAGCCCGTTTTGGATTTTGTGCTAAACCGAGAGATCTTGAGAAATCATTACAGGTGCCGTACGGGAGCACACCTACATCAGGGGCATACGGTGACTCCATCAACCCGTTGATGCTTTCATGAATTGTCCCGTCGCCTCCGGCAATAAATACCGCCTCTACCTGTTCATCAATAGAAGCGCACGTTTCACGTACATCGTCTTTGGACTGGGTCTGTCTGATGACCAACTCCACAATAGAAGTTCCCCATACCTGGATAAATGTATTTAACTGCTTTTGTTTTTCATTAACGTCTTTGTTTCCGTTAATAATAAGTAAAGCCTTTTGATACATATGAACGTCTCCCCTATCCTGTCGAATACACGACTTCTTATTTAGAAGACGCTAACCGTATATTCCCATTTCCAAAGAGGAAAAAACAAGGGAGATGCTTTTTACCTGCAGTGCTGGATCATTCTTTTGGAGCCAGTGTATAAATTAGACCAGTACATACGCTCTGCTCCGGCCGGGCAAGGCTCACGTCTCCATACTGATTTCATGCTTGCACTTTCGGTATATGTTAAAACGTGCACTTCCTTCGGGTTTTTTCCGGCAACCCAGGCCCCACCTTTTTCAAGAGAAATAAATTGTGCTCCCCGCAGTGTTTTTATGTTTCGGTAGGCCTTCAGGCTCTCATCCATCAGGGCGGCATACAGCACAACCCTTTTTGATTCCTGCTCCGGGGAGGAGATACCGGTTTTTTTCCAATGTTTTTTTACACACTTTACTACGTCCAGCTGACTTTCAATATTTGCTGCTGTCAGTTCTTTCATTACATTCTGAATAATAGAAATAAATAAATCATCAATTTCAGGCGCTATTCTTTTCGTATGATGCTGCTTTTTCATCTTTATACCGCTCCTTCACTAATCGCATTTTTGAAGCATTGGGCATTTCGCACACACTTCATCACTGCTGCTTAATGCTTTATAAATCGAACACCAGGACCGTTTCGCATAACAGACCGGTACATTTTGATTTTTAGCCCGTTCCTTTAACTTGGCGGAAACATTGTGATTGATGAAATCAGTAAGCACAAGCACCAGATCAATATTTGGCGGAATTTCCTTTTGTACCATTTTTACTTTGCGCCCGGTGACATGCTTGATGTCCTGAAAGCCTAATTCTTTTAACCGGTCGGGTATGGCCCCCAGTCTGTCTGCTCCAATGATCATCAATCCGTCCATGTTCATCCTCCTATTTGAAAATAATTCTCATTTGTTATATATAGTTTATTGAAAACGATTCTCAATGTCAATATTTATTCCTGAACCTGAAGTTTTTATTCTTTCTCTATGTGGAATATACTTGATAGAGTATGCTTTCAGTCAGTCAAAAAGGGAGGTACCTGTATGAAAAGCCGCGAAGAAGTTCATGTAGAAACATTTACCGTGGAAGACGACGGTAAGATACCTAATCATCCGAGTTTTCCTGCGCTCATTTATAGACAGACTGTAACCGGCTTTGAGGATGTTAAAGAACTTTTTAATACAAACAACTGGCTGGGAGCATGGAAAGGAAGTGTATTTAAATACCACCATTATCACAGTAATTCGCATGAGGTGCTTGGCTGCGTAAGTGGCTCCGCCCTTTTGCACATAGGCGGCGAACAGGGCCGGCAGCTTAATGTAAAGCACGGCGACGTATTGATTCTTCCGGCTGGATACGGCCATAAACTCATTGAGCAGAGTGAAGACTTTGCAGTTATTGGTGCTTATCCAGGCGGCTCGGACTATGATATGTGCACAGGTGATCCTTCCGAGCGCCCGGAAAAGGTAAATAATATTTACCGCGTTCCTCTTCCTGATTACGATCCCGTTTTCGGCTCAGATGGACCACTTTTTACTTATTGGACAAATTTTTCATAAACGAAAGGAAGCAGCATATAAAATGGCAACGAAAACGAGACAGATACTCCTGCACGAAAGACCAAAAGGCCTTCCCGATAAAAACACTTTCGCATTTAAGCACGTAGAAATCGACGAACCAGCAGAGGGAGAAGCTCTTTTGCAAATGATTTATATTTCTGTTGACCCTTATATGAGAGGAAGAATGGACGATCGCGAATCATACGTCCCTCCTTTTCCACTTCATAAACCAATTGCCGGAGGAGGCATTGCAAAGGTGCTCAAAAGCCGCGACGATTCTTTAAATGAAGGCGACTACGTGACCGGCAGTCTCCCATGGCAGCAATATGTTAACGTGAGCGCTTCAGAAGTGCGCAAGGTTCAGGCGGAAGCAGCTCCGGTTTCTGCTTATTTAAGTGCTGTGGGCATGCCTGGCCTCACTGCCTATTTCGGCACCCTCAGCATCGGCCAGCCTAAACAGGGAGAGACATTCGTCATCTCCGGCGGTGCCGGTGCCGTTGGATCACTTGCGGGGCAGATTGCTAAAATGCAGGGAGCACGCGTGGTCGGCATTGCAGGCACCGATGAAAAGCTGGATTACATGAAAAGTATTGGCTTTGATGAAGTAATTAATTACAAAACTGAGGATTTAACTAAAGCCATTAAACGGACGTGCCCGGACAAAGTAGACGTGTACTTTGACAACGTCGGGGGCGAAATGAGCGATATTGTGTTAGATCATTTAAATAAATTTGCCCGTGTGGTTCAGTGCGGGGCGATTTCTACTTATAATGATCCGGACAATTACGGGCCGAGAGTCCAATTCAAGCTCATTAAATCAAGCGCATTGATGAAGGGCTTCATTGTAGGCGATTATGCCGATGAATTTGAAGAAGCAACCAAACAGCTTGCAGCCTGGGTAGCTTCCGGGGACCTGAAATATGAAGAAACAATTCTCACCGGATTCGACCGTATTCCAGAAGCATTTATCGGCTTGTTCACCGGCCGGAACACAGGCAAACTGCTCGTGGATGTTTCCCAATAACACCAGAATTTCGCTGTGCACTACAAAAAGCCGCCTGACCATAAAATTGGTCAGGCGGCTTTTTTATACTTTCATTAATTCAGGGACGGACCCGAAGGCTTTGGAGCCATCTGTTTTTCTCTTGACTGCTCCTTTAATTCCTCTTTCTTTTTTACTTCCTGGTTACTTGGGGGACTCAGGCTGAGAATTTTGTCTCCAGCCTCAGGCTTTATTGCATTATCAAGAGCAAAGAACTCCAGGCGTCCGGTCGGTTTTTGGATGCCAATCAGCACCACATCCTCCGCCCGGTCATTTAAATATGACTGGTACGGATATTCTTTTGTTAAAGATGTTAATTTAAATACGTAACCTGCATCTACTTTCCAGTTCAGTTCTTCAAACGTCGCTCCTTTTTCAAACAGGACACGGCCTCCGACTTTTCTCATCAGTTCATCAGGCTCATTCCGGTCTGACTGATGCCAGCTGAGCTGAAACAAATCCTTCCTTCCGAATTCGGGGACAAAGGTCGTGCACACCAGCGAATTATAAGAATCCCGGTCAGTAGCTGCGATAATCTTATTGTAGGGTGTCATGTCCAGTGAATACTCCGACTGCTCGGAGAGAATCTCTCCCCGGTAGTAAGCGATCCCCGCCTTACGGGCGTTGAACAAATGTTCAAACGAAGAGTCGGCAATCAGAACCGGCACATTCATTTCCTTCAGCTTTTGGGCAAGGCTTGTAGTAAAGGAGCTTCCCCCTAC
Proteins encoded in this region:
- a CDS encoding NADH:flavin oxidoreductase; this translates as MAQVEEFLFNQQHISNHIFKNKLIVAPMTRISADDDGTPNDRMRRYYERYAVGGFSAIISEGIYTDEIYSQGYANQPGLANEKHQEGWEPITKAVKEHGSKMIAQLMHAGAQSQYNQYKSETASASSVQPPAEKVSSYGGQGAFPVPKAMNDDDMETAKQGFIQAALHALEAGFDGVELHGANGYLLDQFLSASTNKRTDQYGGPAENRVRFLTEVIEAVREAIGRVPILGIRISQAKVTDGSYRWPGGEADAAVIFSELGKTPLDYIHTTDGDGLGEGFGNDTLSMAQAAKEYSGLSVIANGYLGDTEKSSYAINEGAADFVSLGRTALANPDAPHRILRGHPMNSFDPSLIMQPLANVKDAELEQNIFKE
- a CDS encoding iron ABC transporter permease → MNSFPFVSRAVLLYTGGAALLLVLIYLHLVQSTGTFSVRSWWELMQHTDSTESSIFRTVYLPRIVIGILSGIALAASGVIFQTITKNPLAAPSTLGVHAGAYFFIVAFATILPDWLGLSGFIAAFVGGCLSALMVFTMAGGLEATPVRMALAGLVLSIAFSSFTAVLQIFFEVQTAGLFLWGNGTLVQQDWSGVRFVFPVLIVLLFLVFFYAPRLDILLLGKNQAATLGENVRATQAFMFFLAVGLTAIVVSVVGPIGFIGLVAPHLTRLMGYQLHSTLLFGSMLWGAVLLIGADVLGRAVDPSLSELPVGAVTSIVGAPFLVWLILKHRGSFFGTEQQSAIGGGRKRRELKYPVVLTGAVMFTALVFFVGLAGGSTGFSFVDTWQALFTEESSGQRFIIFDLRLGRLLTALTAGMLLALSGMLYQGILRNPLADPSVLGVTSGAGAGALFVLFLFRDIPTAFIPIGAIAGAFAAVGVILFFSWKTKFHPAVLALLGIALSAVGGALSQIMITRFNLNAAAALTWLSGSTYATGYEELQQFLLLPLAISIPLAWFLAPSLNVLSLGDQTAIALGERLTFARWAAVLLATFCAAMAVAAVGTIGFIGLVAPHLARMLVGQDYMRIFPVALFIGGSLLVFSDTIGRTVLAPDEIPSGLVAAVIGTPFFLWLMHRSSKS
- a CDS encoding ABC transporter ATP-binding protein, translating into MARLQAEQVDVSYENKQVLKNISVEIPEGKITSIIGPNGCGKSTILKSLSRILTPEEGGVYLDGKSIHEMKTKEVAKNMAMLAQTPDIPLTLTVEQLVSFGRHPHRKRTRKLTAEDHEAIQKAMTDTGVSEFAARTLDSLSGGQRQRAWIAMALAQDTELLLLDEPTTYLDMAHQLEVLELLQELNEKESRTIVMVLHDLNHAARFSDHLIAMCSGEVQCIGCPNDVICKNVLRQVFGIDAHVVTDPKSGKPLCMTYDLIDRTPASATDISQIN
- a CDS encoding cupin domain-containing protein, whose protein sequence is MKSREEVHVETFTVEDDGKIPNHPSFPALIYRQTVTGFEDVKELFNTNNWLGAWKGSVFKYHHYHSNSHEVLGCVSGSALLHIGGEQGRQLNVKHGDVLILPAGYGHKLIEQSEDFAVIGAYPGGSDYDMCTGDPSERPEKVNNIYRVPLPDYDPVFGSDGPLFTYWTNFS
- a CDS encoding dipeptide epimerase; its protein translation is MEIASLETKRKIITLERPFVTSVRTVTSIENVEVSVILKDGTIGKGAAPPALAVTGESPSSIEAVVNGPAAEVLTGVKNEDLQGNVRRIKESCYGNFSAKAAVEMAVIDAFVQQRHCSLLQWLGGTPSVFENDMTISMDEPARMKNTAEKYINEGFRYLKMKVGDDLKKDYQRIRTIAEVLPQGVMLRIDANQGWTSKEAIAFIHQLEKEKIPLDFIEQPVAADDWAGLKKVTASTTTLIMADESCKTYTDAHRLIEQRACDMINIKLMKCGGLLEAWKIADIAEAAGVPCMMGSMMESIISASPAAELAVAHPNIKMVDLDAPKWLRENTVTAVSFEGHQIKAIQPAKSAHIKYEEGELR
- a CDS encoding DUF819 domain-containing protein, with protein sequence MIESGALYISVLIAMVALLVGTEKATKSKFFKYVPTVVLIYIAAALLNTFGVFSGSEALGELNSGIRSLLLPAMIFLFLLNCNILQIIKLGPKMLLSYVVAVISIIGGFTVTYYIMQGFLDTQTWKAFAALAGSWTGGSANLVALQGILEVPENLFGYALIMDTVNYSFWVMLLFWLVPFQFAFNRFTKANTESIDQMQYNLSLEEKETKPLTYVEIIVCLGFSMLVASIAIAVGNTLPEAGNAVNATTWTILIVTVLGLGLAVTPVARLTGTMDIGYLMLYTIIALIASNADFSNIAEVPAYIISGFMILFFHGAIMLLLAKLFRLDLFTLGIASLANIGGMASAPVLAGAFSRTLVPIGVMMALIGSFMGTVVGVVVAEILSRI
- a CDS encoding diacylglycerol/lipid kinase family protein; this translates as MYQKALLIINGNKDVNEKQKQLNTFIQVWGTSIVELVIRQTQSKDDVRETCASIDEQVEAVFIAGGDGTIHESINGLMESPYAPDVGVLPYGTCNDFSRSLGLAQNPKRAMTGMLEKNTKEIDIGSMNERFFANFYGIGLIVETSENIDENLKGAIGKLSYFISTLQTVQNPEVFSYQMKIDGENYTGEAVMILIMNGHSIGTNQVPVGDTSMQDEQFEIFIVPEGGNSLMREFFATMGTKEIDNENSPIEHVLGKNIELNTDPVKPADTDGEVYTETPVSIKLGEKKVRFLVSGTPAE
- a CDS encoding SE1832 family protein, with the translated sequence MTLRELDHQLAMLKSDYVRIQGDLEKLESFGGNTDGIMRELDILEKEMHDINTQIREYNK
- a CDS encoding NADP-dependent oxidoreductase is translated as MATKTRQILLHERPKGLPDKNTFAFKHVEIDEPAEGEALLQMIYISVDPYMRGRMDDRESYVPPFPLHKPIAGGGIAKVLKSRDDSLNEGDYVTGSLPWQQYVNVSASEVRKVQAEAAPVSAYLSAVGMPGLTAYFGTLSIGQPKQGETFVISGGAGAVGSLAGQIAKMQGARVVGIAGTDEKLDYMKSIGFDEVINYKTEDLTKAIKRTCPDKVDVYFDNVGGEMSDIVLDHLNKFARVVQCGAISTYNDPDNYGPRVQFKLIKSSALMKGFIVGDYADEFEEATKQLAAWVASGDLKYEETILTGFDRIPEAFIGLFTGRNTGKLLVDVSQ
- a CDS encoding DUF2325 domain-containing protein, with the translated sequence MDGLMIIGADRLGAIPDRLKELGFQDIKHVTGRKVKMVQKEIPPNIDLVLVLTDFINHNVSAKLKERAKNQNVPVCYAKRSWCSIYKALSSSDEVCAKCPMLQKCD
- a CDS encoding DUF3870 domain-containing protein, which encodes MYSENTVYIVGEAKSPSNNPITEQYQVFFIGFVVDTLTDEILEAECSAILSLTARFVKEIFAGTSIQESERLVEIIQKRYHGSSQKAMIVALRNASLKYKQIKADM
- a CDS encoding NlpC/P60 family protein is translated as MKKGYWVSTVMIAVIGAVFTNGSANAAEVNETAYTDVSAMTMWTEPDILREIDLPSASNPASLNEWTASMSVDDKLWLVGNLESQTLFGSKVHVLEKKHGWIKVAADGQETPRNELGYPGWVPEEQIVESNRMEKLEDEPFALITSPTAELTYDKKGRKDYKKLSYNTRLPVVKEQQGEVLVATPSDGNKWIDASDVEIYDSEDDIAVPDAEDIIADGKQFLGLPYLWAGMSGFGFDCSGFTHTIFAANGIEIPRDSSVQAEQGDPVAKEDLEPGDLLFFAYDNGKGRVHHVSMYIGGGDMIHSPNSRSTVEIVNLEDSGYADEYAGARRYLEE